A genomic stretch from Salvelinus namaycush isolate Seneca chromosome 25, SaNama_1.0, whole genome shotgun sequence includes:
- the LOC120020392 gene encoding WD repeat-containing protein 37 isoform X1: MPVESGSSAASRQAKQKRKSHSLSIRRTNSTEQERTGLQREMLEGQDSKLPLSLRSNLLDLFGQIEREFENLYIENIELRREIETLNDRLTAEGQTIDGGDLTKGALKTKASHSTSQLSQKLKTTYKASTSKIVSSFKATTSRAVCQLIKEYVGHRDGIWDLSVTRTQPVVLGTASADHSAMLWSIETGKCLLKYVGHAGSVNSIKFHPTEQMALTASGDQTAHIWRYMVQLPTPQPVADISQTPCDDDIDFSDKDEADGDGEGPNECPSIRMASTTLRSHQGVVIAADWLVGGKQVVTASWDRAANLYDVETSELVHSLTGHDQELTHCCTHPTQRLVVTSSRDTTFRLWDFRDPSIHSVNVFQGHTDTVTSAVFTVGDNVVSGSDDRTVKVWDLKNMRSPIATIRTDSAVNRISVSVSQRIIALPHDNRQVRLFDMSGVRLARLPHSNRQGHRRMVCCSAWCEDNSSCNLFSCGFDRQAIGWNINIPALLQEK; the protein is encoded by the exons ATGCCTGTCGAAAGTGGAAGCAGTGCAGCCTCTCGCCAGGCCAAGCAGAAGCGCAAGTCCCACAGCCTGTCCATCCGCCGGACCAACAGCACAGAGCAGGAGCGCACAGGTTTACAGAGGGAGATGTTGGAGGGACAG GATTCCAAATTGCCATTGTCTTTGAGAAGCAATCTTCTGGACCTGTTTGGCCAGATTGAGAGGGAGTTTGAAAACCTCTACATTGAAAACATTGAGT TACGTAGAGAGATTGAAACACTGAACGATCGTTTGACAGCTGAAGGACAAACCATCGATGGGGGAGATTTGACAAAGGGGGCACTTAAAACAAAAG CAAGTCATAGCACAAGTCAACTTTCACAAAAACTGAAGACCACTTATAAGGCATCTACAAGCAAG ATCGTTTCCAGTTTTAAAGCCACCACGTCCAGAGCCGTGTGCCAGCTGATCAAGGAGTATGTAGGTCACAGGGATGGCATATGGGACCTGAGTGTCACCAGGACACAGCCCGTGGTGCTGGGCACAGCTTCGGCAG ATCACAGTGCCATGCTATGGAGCATCGAGACTGGGAAGTGCCTCCTGAAGTATGTGGGTCATGCAGGATCAG TTAACTCTATCAAGTTCCATCCCACGGAACAGATGGCTCTTACAG CGTCTGGTGACCAGACAGCCCATATCTGGAGGTACATGGTGCAGCTGCCCACCCCACAGCCTGTAGCCGACATCAGT CAGACGCCCTGTGACGACGACATAGACTTCTCAGATAAGGACGAGGCTGACGGGGACGGTGAGGGCCCTAACGAGTGTCCCTCCATCCGCATGGCTTCCACTACCCTCAGGAGCCACCAGGGGGTTGTCATCGCTGCAGACTGGCTGGTGGGGGGCAAGCAGGTGGTTACCGCCTCCTGGGATCGGGCTGCCAACCTGTATGATGTGGAGACCTCTGAGCTCGTCCACTCACTCACTG GCCACGACCAGGAGCTGACCCATTGCTGCACCCACCCCACTCAGCGTCTGGTGGTCACCTCATCCAGAGACACCACCTTCCGTCTGTGGGACTTCAGAGACCCCTCCATCCACTCTGTCAACGTGTTCCAGGGACACACCGA CACGGTGACATCAGCAGTGTTCACTGTGGGGGACAATGTGGTGTCTGGGAGTGACGATCGCACCGTCAAGGTCTGGGACCTCAAGAACATGAGGTCACCCATAGCTACAATCCGCACAGACTCTGCAGTCAATAG GATAAGCGTGTCGGTGAGTCAAAGAATCATTGCTCTTCCTCACGACAATCGACAAGTTCGGCTGTTTGACATGTCAGGAGTGCGGCTGGCTCGACTCCCACACAGCAACAGACAG GGCCACCGGCGCATGGTGTGCTGCTCAGCCTGGTGTGAAGACAACTCCTCCTGTAACCTGTTCAGCTGTGGCTTTGACAGGCAGGCCATTGGATGGAACATCAACATCCCAGCTCTGCTGCAGGAGAAGTGA
- the LOC120020392 gene encoding WD repeat-containing protein 37 isoform X2, producing the protein MPVESGSSAASRQAKQKRKSHSLSIRRTNSTEQERTGLQREMLEGQDSKLPLSLRSNLLDLFGQIEREFENLYIENIELRREIETLNDRLTAEGQTIDGGDLTKGALKTKASHSTSQLSQKLKTTYKASTSKIVSSFKATTSRAVCQLIKEYVGHRDGIWDLSVTRTQPVVLGTASADHSAMLWSIETGKCLLKYVGHAGSVNSIKFHPTEQMALTASGDQTAHIWRYMVQLPTPQPVADISTPCDDDIDFSDKDEADGDGEGPNECPSIRMASTTLRSHQGVVIAADWLVGGKQVVTASWDRAANLYDVETSELVHSLTGHDQELTHCCTHPTQRLVVTSSRDTTFRLWDFRDPSIHSVNVFQGHTDTVTSAVFTVGDNVVSGSDDRTVKVWDLKNMRSPIATIRTDSAVNRISVSVSQRIIALPHDNRQVRLFDMSGVRLARLPHSNRQGHRRMVCCSAWCEDNSSCNLFSCGFDRQAIGWNINIPALLQEK; encoded by the exons ATGCCTGTCGAAAGTGGAAGCAGTGCAGCCTCTCGCCAGGCCAAGCAGAAGCGCAAGTCCCACAGCCTGTCCATCCGCCGGACCAACAGCACAGAGCAGGAGCGCACAGGTTTACAGAGGGAGATGTTGGAGGGACAG GATTCCAAATTGCCATTGTCTTTGAGAAGCAATCTTCTGGACCTGTTTGGCCAGATTGAGAGGGAGTTTGAAAACCTCTACATTGAAAACATTGAGT TACGTAGAGAGATTGAAACACTGAACGATCGTTTGACAGCTGAAGGACAAACCATCGATGGGGGAGATTTGACAAAGGGGGCACTTAAAACAAAAG CAAGTCATAGCACAAGTCAACTTTCACAAAAACTGAAGACCACTTATAAGGCATCTACAAGCAAG ATCGTTTCCAGTTTTAAAGCCACCACGTCCAGAGCCGTGTGCCAGCTGATCAAGGAGTATGTAGGTCACAGGGATGGCATATGGGACCTGAGTGTCACCAGGACACAGCCCGTGGTGCTGGGCACAGCTTCGGCAG ATCACAGTGCCATGCTATGGAGCATCGAGACTGGGAAGTGCCTCCTGAAGTATGTGGGTCATGCAGGATCAG TTAACTCTATCAAGTTCCATCCCACGGAACAGATGGCTCTTACAG CGTCTGGTGACCAGACAGCCCATATCTGGAGGTACATGGTGCAGCTGCCCACCCCACAGCCTGTAGCCGACATCAGT ACGCCCTGTGACGACGACATAGACTTCTCAGATAAGGACGAGGCTGACGGGGACGGTGAGGGCCCTAACGAGTGTCCCTCCATCCGCATGGCTTCCACTACCCTCAGGAGCCACCAGGGGGTTGTCATCGCTGCAGACTGGCTGGTGGGGGGCAAGCAGGTGGTTACCGCCTCCTGGGATCGGGCTGCCAACCTGTATGATGTGGAGACCTCTGAGCTCGTCCACTCACTCACTG GCCACGACCAGGAGCTGACCCATTGCTGCACCCACCCCACTCAGCGTCTGGTGGTCACCTCATCCAGAGACACCACCTTCCGTCTGTGGGACTTCAGAGACCCCTCCATCCACTCTGTCAACGTGTTCCAGGGACACACCGA CACGGTGACATCAGCAGTGTTCACTGTGGGGGACAATGTGGTGTCTGGGAGTGACGATCGCACCGTCAAGGTCTGGGACCTCAAGAACATGAGGTCACCCATAGCTACAATCCGCACAGACTCTGCAGTCAATAG GATAAGCGTGTCGGTGAGTCAAAGAATCATTGCTCTTCCTCACGACAATCGACAAGTTCGGCTGTTTGACATGTCAGGAGTGCGGCTGGCTCGACTCCCACACAGCAACAGACAG GGCCACCGGCGCATGGTGTGCTGCTCAGCCTGGTGTGAAGACAACTCCTCCTGTAACCTGTTCAGCTGTGGCTTTGACAGGCAGGCCATTGGATGGAACATCAACATCCCAGCTCTGCTGCAGGAGAAGTGA